Proteins encoded in a region of the Manis javanica isolate MJ-LG chromosome 15, MJ_LKY, whole genome shotgun sequence genome:
- the LOC108385604 gene encoding spermatogenesis-associated protein 31D1-like, with translation MATWHAEGPLGQNCNITCLRQVLCPDPFCQVCNSTTVEVHRLLCPEVLEDATPSVSPLASTAPVTESSCTVSPADSAAPSRDLTAASLSEPSPPPPCILSRNPVTPLAEFSSPSPVCHTLPPELFPSSDSKFPVDCSQTQALAFAHLPPYDTQTVDPVFHPEATWSVNTISSLSQDIDPLPDLFQTMNPTDSCPCPHLPPSISVAPPPDCNLTMTPSKSISISLVPIPESSSPGSPGELFAYDPKTRGICHSSLSTSDCSWGQAHAKDLSQWEFSQEFLALHSSENSFKGDPAATPTESGNLSFLSHNALALLERQVRKRSDFLLCKEKEKKGDSFPKQLRPEYQLNSPGKMLPSVTDKHDLSVSFPFWNSKDKPEGLHVHKQPPYPKTLGSQLQQEGIQLFWGPPSLHSESLSSAAHGLGDYSTGSIFNTILNASAGQESPVLPHLRPLSLPEIHPQPQHQTPPQAQPLAHSHGRSQAHPPSSPRIPPSGPPAQTRICGVCFHGPQNGLDSLSSSEIKDLEWNVLQKQVKFCRNFVAEADEFQVKFCPLAPDFPKCKASQTHASVSVLPGTFPLSDEIQKKLEQHLQERLIQHRWGLPPRGLESLSLMMSPSDSSKISGSKRNHGISQRYVLDDKSSKNLNVGLSQPESFQKGASEILQPEKDVRKGQGQSPESGRKDLLSSYPEGSSYEDLRCDSEKELSSHMVSLSRGSGENEGGRELVNTPKVPLSENFEGQLPEAVHNSWHAMKQRVLPEKSHTQVKESPLPPSVDEDYKQNIFQDLSFIDSSVKQALEAHIKMFHTWMVWGLPPKVLESIETFKSENGSSYPLSYSDYPSSADLVSGANSKSEGLQSKPHRGSSKSPDGGRVRTVSSAVRSILSLRSHLRPKKVKGN, from the exons ATGGCGACGTGGCACGCTGAAGG CCCCCTGGGCCAGAATTGCAATATTACCTGCTTACGTCAAGTGTTATGTCCAGACCCCTTCTGCCAAGTGTGTAATAGCACAACTGTTGAGGTCCATCGGCTGCTGTGCCCGGAAGTCCTGGAAGATGCTACTCCCTCTGTGTCCCCTTTGGCTTCCACGGCTCCTGTGACTGAGTCATCATGCACTGTGTCCCCTGCTGACTCAGCAGCCCCCTCAAGAGACCTAACAGCAGCCTCTCTGTCTGAGCCttccccaccacctccctgcATTCTCTCACGGAACCCAGTAACCCCCTTAGCGGAATTTTCCTCACCTTCACCTGTGTGTCACACTCTGCCACCAGAACTGTTTCCTTCCTCGGATTCCAAATTCCCTGTGGATTGTTCCCAAACCCAAGCCCTTGCCTTCGCCCATCTCCCGCCATATGACACTCAGACAGTGGACCCTGTTTTCCACCCAGAGGCTACTTGGTCTGTGAATACCATCTCCTCACTTTCTCAAGACATCGACCCCTTACCAGATTTGTTCCAGACAATGAATCCCACTGACTCATGTCCCTGTCCTCACCTACCACCAAGCATATCTGTTGCACCACCACCTGACTGCAATTTGACCATGACTCCATCTAAATCGATTTCCATCTCATTGGTGCCTATTCCAGAGAGCTCATCTCCAGGTAGCCCTGGTGAGTTGTTCGCTTATGACCCAAAAACCAGAGGCATTTGCCATTCGAGCTTGTCAACTTCAGACTGTTCTTGGGGGCAAGCTCATGCCAAAGACTTGTCGCAATGGGAGTTCAGTCAAGAATTTCTCGCCCTCCACTCTTCAGAGAACTCTTTCAAGGGAGACCCTGCAGCCACCCCTACAGAGTCTGGCAACCTCTCATTTCTCAGCCACAATGCCCTGGCGCTTCTGGAGAGGCAAGTCCGCAAGAGGAGTGACTTCCTGCTatgcaaggaaaaggaaaagaaaggggattCTTTTCCAAAACAACTTAGGCCGGAGTACCAACTAAATTCCCCTGGGAAAATGTTGCCATCAGTTACTGACAAGCATGATTTATcagtctcctttcctttctggaaCAGCAAAGACAAACCCGAGGGGCTGCACGTGCACAAGCAGCCCCCATATCCTAAGACCTTGGGGAGCCAACTACAGCAAGAAGGTATCCAGCTCTTTTGGGGGCCCCCATCTCTACACAGCGAGTCCTTGTCATCTGCTGCCCATGGCTTGGGTGACTATTCCACAGGCTCTATTTTCAATACAATCTTAAATGCTTCTGCAGGCCAAGAATCCCCAGTGCTTCCTCACCTCCGACCTCTGTCCTTGCCTGAGATCCACCCTCAGCCCCAGCATCAAACTCCGCCGCAAGCTCAGCCCCTGGCTCACTCTCATGGCCGGTCCCAGGCCCATCCTCCATCCTCACCCCGAATCCCACCATCTGGTCCTCCAGCCCAGACTAGGATCTGTGGGGTGTGTTTCCATGGACCCCAGAATGGTTTAGACTCTCTCAGCTCATCTGAAATTAAAGACCTGGAATGGAATGTGTTGcagaaacaggtgaaattttGCAGAAATTTTGTTGCAGAAGCAGATGAATTTCAGGTGAAATTTTGTCCTCTGGCTCCTGACTTTCCCAAATGCAAGGCCTCCCAGACCCATGCTTCGGTCTCTGTCCTTCCTGGAACATTTCCTCTTAGTGATGAGATCCAGAAAAAACTAGAACAGCACCTTCAAGAGAGGCTCATTCAGCACCGGTGGGGCCTGCCCCCCAGGGGCCTAGAATCTCTCTCACTGATGATGTCACCGAGTGATTCTTCAAAGATATCCGGGTCAAAGAGAAATCACGGAATCTCCCAGAGATATGTGCTTGATGATAAGAGTAGCAAGAATCTAAATGTTGGATTGAGCCAACCTGAAAGCTTCCAAAAGGGGGCCTCAGAAATACTTCAGCCAGAGAAGGATGTGAGGAAAGGGCAGGGACAGAGCCCAGAGAGTGGCCGAAAGGATCTTCTATCGAGTTACCCAGAGGGCTCTTCCTATGAGGACCTGAGATGTGACTCTGAGAAAGAACTAAGCAGTCACATGGTGAGTCTCTCAAGGGGGTCAGGGGAAAATGAAGGTGGGAGAGAACTTGTGAACACCCCAAAAGTACCTTTGAGTGAGAACTTTGAGGGTCAGCTCCCCGAGGCTGTGCATAATTCATGGCATGCTATGAAGCAGAGAGTACTTCCTGAGAAATCCCACACCCAAGTGAAAGAGAGTCCTTTGCCACCATCAGTGGATGAGGACTACAAGCAGAATATCTTCCAGGACCTTTCCTTCATTGATTCCAGTGTAAAACAGGCACTGGAAGCTCATATTAAAATGTTTCATACATGGATGGTGTGGGGACTTCCCCCCAAGGTCCTTGAATCCATAGAGACTTTTAAATCAGAAAATGGCTCATCCTACCCCTTGTCCTATTCCGACTATCCTTCCTCGGCCGACTTGGTGTCTGGGGCAAACTCCAAATCTGAGGGGCTCCAAAGCAAGCCCCATAGAGGAAGCTCTAAATCTCCCGATGGAGGCAGGGTGAGGACAGTAAGTTCAGCTGTACGCAGCATCCTCTCCCTCCGATCTCACTTGCGGCCAAAGAAGGTCAAGGGAAACTGA